DNA sequence from the Salvia splendens isolate huo1 chromosome 19, SspV2, whole genome shotgun sequence genome:
GTAAAACGAGAGCaatagtataaaaataaaaaaaatagtactacacttttcacaaatatttattttttatttcaattttttaaatcatgATTCAAACTCTGGTTTATCGGAATATTACATCATGCTTTTTCTCTCAATTTTGGCATATGTCATATGTGTTTTGAGCATCACCAAATACAATTCACAGTTGTTCGTgttttaattacattttcaaaattgactaaaatttgtgcaaattttgtgatttaaatcatttttttccatttttgttatGCTATGCATTAGTAGTCTTTCTATAGAGTTTATAATCCAAGTCGATTGAAAGCAATATAATCGGaatatgatttaattaaagcGTCAATCTTGTAGCAAATGTTCCGTACCAGAATTAttcatcatttaaaaaaaaattaactgaAAAGCCAGAAACTGGAATATATTAACAACTCAAACACCATTACAAAGTTTCAATATCTCTCACTCAATGTTACAAACAAACACTATTAACTATGTGTGTTTGATCAAAGGCAGTGCAAGTTGCTACGCGCAACTTGAGAAATCAACGAGCTACCTCTTCGTCTGCAGCAATGATCAATGTCTGCGCTTCTGTGATTTCCATAGCGGCCGTGCTAGAACTCAGCACACGTATCACATAAGCATTGTGAGATCCACCATCACCTTTCACTTCTACTGTTTCATCCGTACCCATCTTCTGCAGTTCCAACACAAGATAATCTAACTCGATTTTCCCAGAATGCTGCACTGGTCTCGTCTAGGGGCGTTCGTGCTCAACACTGCTCAACACAGAGCTTATATCGTCCATGCTCCACCATCAGCTTTCCCTTCAGCCTTGAAATATCCACATTCTGTTCTTCCAATTTTGTATACTTGAGCTTTTTGGCCAAATCCATGTCGATGTGCAAACGTGAGTTATCCTCCGTGTAGGGGATGTGCAACGTTTCATTTTCCTGATAGAAGCTCGATGAAAATGAGGCCTTGAGAGTGTCAACACGCCGCCTGAATAGCTCGGGAAACTGCTCAGAGGTAGAAATcggatttattttctttaactGAAAGGACAAGATAAAGCTTATGTTTAAGGAGTATACTCACCAGAACATGCTTAGGTTGTAATATCTTCATTAAAAGGAGAGATTTATGCAGCCTGAGAAACAGGAGAAAATGAGAGGTCTTCACACAGCAATAACTAGTCTAGTTATGCAAACAACACAAGTCGAACTATATATTCACTATTCGCGACCAAAAAGCACCACGCTGACTAGGCCAGCTCAACATAAGCTACACCTCTGATCACTTCAAAAGATAAGGAAACACAACTTACTGCATTCCAGAAAGAAAGGAACATTGGAGGACTTTCATTGCGATGGGCTTAAAAGGTAAGAGAACCAAATTGGAATCGACTCCTTCCTGTACGGAATAGAAACACAAGGACGATTAGTGAAGCATGATAAAATAATGTTATAACGTTATTGTCCGAAGAGCTCAATTTGCAGAAGAAATGCAAAATGTAGGAGCCAGAAAGAGAGATAATTATCGTGGCAGCACCTCAATGACAAGTAGTGAATTTTGATCCCCACGCCATCGGCGGAGCAAGTGGGTGACCGGTCCAAGTCGAAGACTCCAGTGCGGACAAAATACAATGCAAGGTTCCTGCCAAAATTTTCTATCCCACAGAATATCAGTAATCAGTCTACTTCAGAAAGAGCCTAATAATGCAATAAATCTATCAGCCGACCTTGAAATCTCTATATTCTAACATGATCATGATTTCCCAACCAACGTTTTAGAGAAATTGTACAATCCAATAAGCGTAGAGGATTTATTAGAACAAGGATCACTTATAAAATACTGTAATATGAAAAAATTACCACATCAAAGGATGGTTCTTAGATGCGATTATGCAAGTTTCCACAACAAGAATAGAGGGCTAAGAGTGAAAGAATTATTCCGTGCAAAGGATGCAAGTTTCTTACAATAGTTCATCTGAATGAATGGCAGGAAACAAGTGAAGACTTCCATCTTTCAGCATCTCCGTATGAGTGAACAAGGAGGGTTTTTCAGAGTAGAACTGCAGTAGAGGATCTTATATCAGCTTGCTTTCAAGTAAAGCCTCTAAGTTACAAATCTAGGTGATATCTTAAATTTAACATACGCGATCTTCGCAATGCTCGCCTAACCATTCTGGAATGATACTTGTATATTTCATAAGCTCTTCTGCAACAGAAGAAATGACGAAAATGGGAACCTACATCATAGAACTTTGGTTTTCAACTACATAATTGGAGAAACAATGAAAGGTAACTAACAAAAAGATCAACCAGATCTGTATTCCATTAGCTCTGCATTACAAATCTAATAAGCAACTGGCATTTAGCATAAAATCATGTTAGGTATAAAAGAGGCTGCACGACCAAATATTGAACTGCAGTAGTAATTTACGACAAAAAAGAAGCCATGAAAATGAACCTTTTGAAACTAGAATCAAGTTAATGACTCACGTCAAAACACAAATAATTATTCATGTGTTACATCTTCAAAAAGTATCTCGTATATTGATATATAGTACCACATAGTCATTAATGTACCTTCATATTTTCTGTAGTCAAGTGAAGTTCGAAACGCTCCAACAGCTGCAAAACGATCCCAAGACGCCCAGTAGGAATTAGAATCGAACCCCCAGCTTTGATGGAGTCCATAGAACAGGAGCTTATGAAATCTAACTTATCTATTTCCTCTAAATAGTCATCAGTGCTAAGGAGAGCAGATCTTGCCTCTGAATTAACATCAGCACTACTGCATTAATGTTCAAGATTCAATCAGTTTAACTATTGCAGTAAGAAGTATGCCATATATATACAGGAAACTCCTGAACGAGTCACATGAAAGTAGGTGGGACCGTAGGAATAATTGTAAAAGAAAGGATTAATAAGCATGCAATGCAAACTCTACAGGAATTGAAAGCATGGCCACCTTGAATTCGAGAAGTAGTTAGCTAGGCCAGAGAAATCCTCATCATTGCCAACTTGCTCTAGAGCATTGAGGGAAGAGAAATCAGAATATACAACCACATCACTAGCCTGAAGGGCTTCGTAATCAAAATTCTTTGCTATAGCAGATCTGAAAACAGAGCTTGAAATATATGCAATGCTTCCTCGAGGACCGTTTATTCTCCAATTGCACGAGCCTATTTCTAAACCAGAAGCTAATGGTTTTACAATCAGTATGCCATTGTAGCAAATTTCCTCAGCATAATTAAGAGACTCGACCTTCAGCATGCAAGCCTTCACATCAGCTGCACTGAGAAGCACGTTTCATTAAGGATCATAATATGTGTAGGTATAGGGAGATACATTATGATTAAATAAAGGGGATAAAAAGAATACGCAGGAAACACGTTCCCAAGATGTTTCAGACTTCTAATTTCCATAatgaaaaaaacattaaatggTGTGAGAGAGTGTTGCTATTTTGAATATCATtatattgaaataattaatttcctATCCAGttctttaaatttttagttatttttttaaaatcctgATGTTTGAAGATGTTGATGGATATCAGCACCAGGTAAAATAACACAATACAATCTAAAAAAGTCAAAGACTAACTAGTAGTTGGATCAAAAGTACAACTAAAACTTGTCATGATCATCTGACCAGATGCATATGTACTTAAATTTATCGCACTAATTATCTGTATCTTCCATGTCACATTCTAGACCATCAAACATCACCTGCACTCGTATAACAGTTTAATTTCCAACAAACCAGTAGTTCTTGAACTAGTAAATAATTTAAAGATAACAATTGAATGAGTTTCTCTTGCTCTAGCTACAGTATATATCAAACGTAGTATAGTTTGCACTATTACCTGTATAAAGGCATCCAACAACCAAAGTCGGTCTCATCTGCACCAAAAACTGTCTTCTTCATCTCCAATGGTAGCATTTCAAGTCTGTCCCACTTCATCCAGATAGGCTCATCAGACTCGGGTCCATAGAACTGTCTAAATTCCTTATGCATATAGACAAGATCTTCCATCATTAGTTGCCCAATTCTAGAGGCAGCCTTAGTTGCATACACCTGAACCACCAAATATAATATAAGTTTGTCATATACATACCATTTCAATTGGTAAGCGAAAATGATAGAAATGGCCCACTTAAAACATAACCTCATTTACCTTAGCTGTAAAACCTTTCATCCGAGTGAGAAACGGTAGACCCAACATTCCAATTGGACTGGTTATTAAAACTACatcaatgaatgaaatattcCAAGAAAGTAACTTCGTGACAGTTCTATAACGCGGCTCAGCATAAATTAAACCATTCCCCCTCTTCTCTTCATTAGAGTCCGCACTTGAAAAAGAGAAGTTGTCAATGTTTATATCATGAGAATCCACTGGGAGAGGAGAAAAGATTGTTAAAGATGAAAGGTCCATAGGGCAATCAATTAAAACCGAAACACCAGAAATATCCAAAATGTGGCATGGAGGGAAATAATAGCCCCTGCCTTCGCTCATGCATGTCTGCAATGACAAATCGCCAATATCATCAGTAAGAAACTAAGATATAATCAACTAGGAAGAGTCCTCAAGAACAATCTAACTCCTAAACAAAACAGATAAAGATGATAAACACAAAAGAATATTATTTTCAAGAAACCAAAATATGTAGAGAAAAGCATGACAGAACACTGTGGAAAAGAGACTAATAAACTCCATCAAACTCAACAGGCAggaaaaaaattgatatttaccAAGTTTACAAATAATATAAAGATGATGTATAGTGTTCATTTTATTCTAGTTCCAGATATGCAGTTCTTAATAGATttacataaaattttaatttttcatataAAAACAGTAGATTTACCAAAAAACAAATTGCACTTTGCTGTTTCAAAGACCAAATTCAGAGGACGGATTGCCCAATCCGCATCTTAAACATGCATCTCAGGCATATCCAAAGATTGAAAAGCTTTTTCCTGAAATTACTTTTGCCTGAATAGTGTTCTGTTTTACTCGATGAAGTAAAATCGGACTATTTGGTGGAGCTGGGGTTGGTAAAACGGTACTCATTATGGAATTGATTAACAATATTGCCAAAGCCCATGGGGGGGTATCCGTATTTGGCGGAGTGGGTGAACGTACTCATGAAGGAAATGATCTTTACATGGAAATGAAAGAATCTGGAGTAATTAATGGAGAAAATATTGCAGAATCAAAAGTGGCTTTAGTTTATGGCCAGATGAATGAACCGCCGGGAGCTCGTATAACtaactattttttctttcagTTATTATCTTTACCGTCCTGGCCTATTAATAACCAAACGGATATTTCcaatgtataaaataaaaattcaaatggCTTTGGCTACTATAACCTTCCCGACCACGATTTTTCGAATTGGCAAAAGCAATGTCTCCCTGCATAATATGGATTCCAAACATTCATGATCTGGATGTGAATGGGTCGAATTACTTATCCCTCGGTCTATTAGCGAACCATCTCTCTGAAAGATGTTCCACTAGAAATATTCTTGTTATTGCTTCGACTCATATTCCCCAAAAAGTGGATCCCGCTCTAATAGCTCCGAATAAATTATTGGTGCCAAATGTTTCTTGCACATTCAAAGTACAGATCATTATGTTAAGAAACAGACATTGAAATCAGTTCTCCTTATTATTCCAAATATCCACTGTAACAGGGAAAAATGAAGTATTTCTTCACATGCCATTTATCCTCGAAAAAAAACATACAGTATATGCCATACTTTATTGCATTAGAAACAGGAAGTACCAACTAATATACATCAACAAACAAAAGACACATAGAACCAGGAGATGATCTTCCATCCTGGCAGTTTAAGATATGAAATAGTTGTACCTGACTAATTGAAGTAGACATAGCATTCAACAAGCTGGATACTCCAGCAGCTCACAGAGATAGGATAAGTTAGGTTCAACAGCACTTTTTGAAGGGCCTTGACATCAACATCTAATGTTTTTTTCACTTTTGGGCggatcaaaattaaaatttcagcTTGAATTCCGAATCATGTATTGCAGGGCTGCACATGTCAATACCGAAGTTAGGTTAAATTAAAAACCTACCAAATTACAAGAGCACAAAAATAGTAACTGTGTCTGGGAGCAACAATAGCATTCGCTCCAATTGTATTCAGCATATTGTTGAAGAATCATCACTCAATTTCATCTATCTAGTAAAAGCATACAAATTGGAAAAATTCCGGCAATTTCACAATTCTGTTTGACCAGAGAGCAACCAGAAAAAAGGTGATCGGGATTTGGTACCTGCGTGAT
Encoded proteins:
- the LOC121778245 gene encoding integrator complex subunit 9-like, producing the protein MSTSISQTCMSEGRGYYFPPCHILDISGVSVLIDCPMDLSSLTIFSPLPVDSHDINIDNFSFSSADSNEEKRGNGLIYAEPRYRTVTKLLSWNISFIDVVLITSPIGMLGLPFLTRMKGFTAKVYATKAASRIGQLMMEDLVYMHKEFRQFYGPESDEPIWMKWDRLEMLPLEMKKTVFGADETDFGCWMPLYSAADVKACMLKVESLNYAEEICYNGILIVKPLASGLEIGSCNWRINGPRGSIAYISSSVFRSAIAKNFDYEALQASDVVVYSDFSSLNALEQVGNDEDFSGLANYFSNSSSADVNSEARSALLSTDDYLEEIDKLDFISSCSMDSIKAGGSILIPTGRLGIVLQLLERFELHLTTENMKVPIFVISSVAEELMKYTSIIPEWLGEHCEDRFYSEKPSLFTHTEMLKDGSLHLFPAIHSDELLKFWQEPCIVFCPHWSLRLGPVTHLLRRWRGDQNSLLVIEEGVDSNLVLLPFKPIAMKVLQCSFLSGMQLHKSLLLMKILQPKHVLFPELFRRRVDTLKASFSSSFYQENETLHIPYTEDNSRLHIDMDLAKKLKYTKLEEQNVDISRLKGKLMVEHGRYKLCVEQC